ATATTGTAGTGTCATCTAGATCATTCATAGGAATGTTTATTTTCATATATAATTCACTATCTAACTCCGATTCAGTTGTTATAAGTCCGGCTACGAGTCGACAACGAATGATGTTCGGTAAGACATACATAATACACCAACCCCTCTTGCAATGTCGACATACCATACGATAATCATGGGCAGTTCAAGCCCTAAGAAAAACTTAGTATAAAATATCAAACCAAACAAAGTTCTGGCTGACACACATCAACGTGTCAAAGACACGGAGAGAGAGAATATTATAGGTATAAAGTAgtacaatctcaatccaatcgaaGAAGAAGCTTCCATCTCGTGTCCAGACTCCAAATATACTAAACTAGTCTTTCCCTATCGGCAACACCGATAAGATGGATAGATCTTCGTGGTGGGTCCCATCTCTCACCCGGACATCCCGTTTTAGGAGTCGAATAGTTGATGATAACAATAACCGATTTTAGtcatgccatgccatgccaaATGCAATCTCTTTTCATGCAAGCAATCGCATGATCAATTATTAACTCATGTGAACACCGTTAAAATTACACGCCACGGTGCGAGGAATAGTACAAATCGGTTAGGAAATGGGTGGAAATAAAAAAtctgaaaaaggagaaaaaatgAAAAGGGGAGTTATCTGAAAGCAGAAACAAAACAAGATACACAGGATGTCCTCCAATAATTAGGTTCACGGGCAGCTGACCAACTCGGGCAACGGTCAGATGCTTAATGAGAGAGAAAAGTAGAGATAACGGTGGTTACCCAAACACGTCCCCTTAAAATCCTAGCCCTTACCTCATTTCCAAAGAATTTTTTTCTTTGGTTTggttttctctctttctctttttctatAATCAGGAAGTTCATCTAATTAAATCAATTCTTCTCCGCCTCTCATCTACTAATCTTGGTAAGCTCATCACAACTTTAtttttcattctattttccattcatttcatagctttgttttcatttttttgagtTATAAAtatgaaatgattttttttttcttctggtttATTGAATTTGATCTGTTGTGTACGCAGATCAGCTTATATATTGCAGAATTGATTGATATTGCTCTAATAATTTCTAGTTTATGGTAAGGATCTTTCAATTTGTAGATCTGATTTTCTGAAACCAGATTTCATTTTTTAATCaattctgtgttttttttttaattttatttttagatcttttcatttcatttgttttttggTTAAATTTAGTTGCCGATTGGAATTTTCTCGTATTGATTGATTtgtagattttttattttgaagcataGTCTGAGGATTTTGTTCTAATCATATGCATAATTAGTTAAGTTTGGTCTATTGTTTTCCCTTTTGGAAATTCTATAGCTTTCTTAATaccatgttttgtttttttgatgaCTTTTTCATTAAATTTTTGTAAGATTATTGGGGATTATGATTTGGTCGGATGATCAAAACCAAATTCTATTTCTCTGATGGTAGGTTTTTTTGTACGTGAATTGAATTATGCTCTTAAATTTGTCATCAATGTTTATATGATATGATGGATGTCCTAGTTGTATCATTGTATGTATCATTTTGGTTTCAGCATGAGCACATGGCGTTCCAATCTGTGGTTATTTTAGTGTGCATTTTTTTTCAAAAGCCAGGAAAGTTGTAGAAGATTTTCCAATGGAATTATCAATCTCTCTTAAcacctaactttttttttttttgcagagagCCAATTACAAGAAGGAAAAGTTAGGACGGTATGAATTTGTAGAGGAGAAAAAGTTTGGTAGAATATAGAGATGGAGTAGTTGAAGACTCGAAGTTTCTGAGAGATTTGGACTTTGATCTCTAtcgccatcaccatcaccatcgtCTCAAATTCCTTAAAGTATTTCTATTTATAAAGAGGGTATTCTGTTTTCAAGAATCATGGCACAGGAGAGCTGGAAGAAGGAAACGGAGGAAACTGAATGCCAAGCACCAGAAGGAAGAACCTTCTGTGCAAACAATTGCGGCTTCTTTGGAAGTTCAACTACCAATAACTTCTGCTCCAAATGCTACAGAGATCTTATCATGAGCCAACAACAGCAACAAGTGAAAGCATCTCCTCTCATCCCCTTGCCTCAAAAGATGCCTGCTTCAGCCAATTCGTTGCTGATTTCTGAACCTATCTTTGAGAGGATTGATAAGGTGGaagaaaaacctgatttgaagattgAGCAAGGCCCATCATCTGCAGAGGTTGTCAAACAACAACCTAACCGTTGCATGTCTTGTAAGAAACGCGTTGGTTTGACAGGTTTCAAGTGTCGATGTGGGGGTATGTTTTGTTCTGTTCATCGATACTCGGAGAAGCATGAGTGCTCATTCGATTACAGAAGTGCTGGCCGTGAAGCCATAGCCAAAGCAAATCCACTCGTCAAGGCTGAGAAAATCCAAAAGATCTGATGCTTTTTTTTATATGAAGAATGATGATTCTTCCGAAAGGAATGGGTAATATttgctttcttttctttgctcTCTATTTGAATTTTGGGATGCCAGATTTCTTCTGAATCCAAACAAGGGCACAGATCAGAAActggaaaagaaaacaaaaaaagaagactAGGAGAAAAGAAGGAAAGCAAAAGAGACAAGAAATGCTTGAAGTACTATAAGTACTTCATTTCTATGCTGTGAGTTTGTATTGTAGTTTCTTATCTGTAGGTTGTGGAATGTAATCTTCTGTATAATGTAAATAATTAAACCCACAGTTTCTAGTGAGCTCTTCTTATGCTATAAAATGATTTGTGCTTTGCTTTCGAAATGATAGAAATGCAATAGTTCTCAAATCTACTTCAAGTATTCCCAAGTCATTAAAGACAGAAGAATATCGCAGCTTGTGATTAGTTTGTGGGCAACTTGTCGTAGACGCGGGTATCTTCCTGCTTGCCCATCCTCAACTCTGGTAGTGACGCTGCATCTACAAAGCACTTGCAAAACTGGCTTAGTTTGATGCTGGTGTCTCTGACTCGCGATAGCTGAACACGTTAACCTGACTTACAAAACTGGCCGCATTATGTAAAGGATGAATGATTGGATAATTTGGATAAGCAATCATCTCTCCCCCCTCGTATCCAACCAATACGAAGAGAAGACTGAAGAGGGCTGCTAAATATAATCCCCTTAATCATCAGTTGAGTTCTCGAGCCACTAGCCGTTGaaatcatttttattatttttagaacTTGCTAGTGGTGGAGGAAACCCCTTGAAAATGCTACTTCGCTATGAAAGAACAGAGTAACAATTATCTCATTCATCCCATACTATTACTACCACTAATGCTATCTGAATCGCTACCGTTATGGCCTTTACACCGGTTTCCCTTCGTGGGTTGTTCTCTCACTCCCTTATTTCTCACTTCCCGCGAAAAATTCCAGAAGAAACTACTCTCAAAACTCTCAGGAATCTCCATAAGGTATCATCTTTCAACTCCCTGTTTTTGAAATAACTTGTGCTTGTTTTGGTTTGCCTATCCTTATAATCATTACTTTGCAGCTGTTTGTTGCGGACACTGGCAGACAGAATTCGGCTTGTTTTAGTAGTTCAGCAATTTGTCGTGCCGTTGATGATTCTTTTAATGGAGAAACTGGTATGAATGTAATACAAGAAATGGGCAAGAAAAATGGATTTGATTTTCTTCATGTAATGGAAGAGCGTGGAGTTCGTGCAGATTGTAATACATATATTTGGCTTTTGGAGGGGTGTTTGATTTCTGGGTCGTTAAAGGATGCCAAAAGGATTCATGGGAGGATTTTGAAATCTGGGTTATGTGAGGAATCTATTTTGTGTGGTAAGCTCATTGATTTTTACTTGGGTCGTGATAATTTAGATGATGCAATGAAAATGCTCGATGAAATGGCTATTAGAGATCTATCTTCTTGGAACAGCATGATTTCTGGGTTTCTTGACAAAAATTTGTACTCTCAGGTATTcaatttattttcggatatgatagCAGAGAATACAAGTCCCAGTAATGTTACTTTTGCAAGTGTTCTTAAAGCTTGTAGTCGTGGCAATGTCGCTTTTCGGTGTGTTGAGCAGGTGCATTCGAAAGCTATTCACTATGGTTTCGTAACAGATCCATTAGTTGGTAACCCTTTGATTGATTTGTACTTCAAGAACGGATTCATAAAGTCGGCTAGGTCAATCTTCGACGAACTACATTTGAGGAACAGTGTTTCGTGGGTTGCTATGATTTCTGGCTGCTCTAAAAATGGACATGAAGAAGAGGCTATCCAGGTTTTCTGCCAAATGCTGGAATCAAGGACTGTGCCAACTCCATATGTGTTCTCTAGTGTCTTAAGTGCATCGACTAAAATAGGATCATTTGAGTTGGGTGAGCAGCTTCACGCCCTGGTTTTCAAGTGGGGCCTTTCTTCTGAAACATATGTTTGCAATGCACTTCTATCCTTATATTCTCGATGTGGAAATTTCCTCTCTGCAGAAAGTATTTTTACAGAAATGAATACTCGTGATGAAATCACATTTAACTCACTTATTTCCGGGCTTTCTCAACATGGGCATAGTAAAAAAGCGCTTCAGTTATTTGAAAAGATGCAGCTAAGTGGTATGAAGCCAGACTGTGTTACCATTGCAAGCCTCCTGAGTGCATGTGCTTCTCTTAAAGAAACTCACAAGGGTCAACAGCTCCATTCATACTCCATAAAAGCTGGACTGTTATCTGATATCATCGTTGAAGGTTCTTTACTTGACCTCTATGTTAACTGCTTCGATCTGCAAACTGCCCGCGAGTTTTTCAATTCTACAACAACAGTAAATATCGTCTTATGGAATGTGATGCTTATGGCTTATGGCCAAACAGGTAATTTATCAGAGTCTCTTGAGATATTTTCCCAAATGCAAATTGAAGGCTTGAGACCAAATCAGTATACATATCCGAGTATATTAAGGACATGTACTTCtctgggggttatggatcttGGAGAGCAGATCCATACCCATGTCATCAAAACTGGCTTTGAGCTTAATGTGTATGTTTGTAGTGTTCTTATTGATATGTACGCCAAACATGGAAAGCTTGATATAGCACGAGAAATCCTCGAAAGGCACCCAGAGAAAGATGTTGTCTCGTGGACTGCCATGCTTGCAGGATACGCACAGGATGGGCAATGTGTTGAAGCTATTAAACTTTTTGAAGAGATGCAGATCCAAGGAATTCGATCTGACAATATTGGGTTTTCTAGTGCGCTTAGTGCGTGTGCTGGAATTCAAGCACTTAATCAAGGGAAACAAATACATGCCCAAACTTACATTTTTGGTTATTCAATGGATCTTTCAATAGGAAATTCTCTTGTTAATCTTTATGCTAGGTGTGGAAAAATGCAAGATGCTTATTTGGCCTTTCGGATAATCGACAATGTTAAAGATGAAATTTCATGGAATGGGCTGATATCAGGATTTTCACAAAGTGGGCATTCCGAGGAAGCTTTACAAGTATTCAATCAGATGAATATGTCAGGGGTGAAACCAAACTTATTCACATTCTGCTCTGCTGTTAGTGCTTCAGCCAATATAGCAAATATAAAACAAGGGACACAACTGCATGGTAGGATGATCAAAACTGGATTGGATTTGGACACCGAGGCTGCCAATGCATTGATCACACTATATGCCAAGTGTGGAAGCATCGACAATGCGTGGAGAGAATTTTGTGAGATGCCAGAAAGAAATGAGGTTTCATACAATGCAATGATCACAGGATACTCTCAACATGGATTTGGAAAGGAATCCTTGGATCTCTTTGAGGAAATGAAACAAAGGAATGTAAAGCCTAATAATGTTACTTTTGTTGGTGTGCTTTCTGCTTGTAGTCATGTGGGTTTGGTAAACAGAGGGATTAGTTACTTGAAATCCATGAGTGAAGAACATGGGATCGTTCCAAGACTTGAACATTATGCTTGTGTTGTAGACAGTTTTGGACGGGCAGGGATGGTGGAGCGTGCTAGAGAGTTCATCGAAGAAATGCCAATCGAACCCGATGCGATGATTTGGAGGACCCTTCTTAGTGGTTGTACAGTTCATAAGAATCTTGATATCGGGGAGTTTGCAGCTAATCAGCTTCTACAGTTAGAACCAGAAGACTCTGCAACTTATGTTCTCCTATCAAATATATATGCAGTCGCCAAAAAATGGGACTTGAGGGATCACATGAGACAAATGATGAAAGAAAGAGGAGTGAAAAAGGAACCCGGCCGTAGCTGGATCGAGGTAGAGAACTCTGTCCATCCATTCTTTGTTGGTGATAGGCTGCACCCATCAGCAGATCATATCTACGATTATTTAAAGGATCTTAACATGCGGATTTCTGAAATTGGGTATGTGCAAGATCGATACAGTCTTTTGCACGACATTGAACAAGAGCAAAAGGACACTACTGTATACATTCACAGTGAAAAGCTGGCTGTTGTGTTTGGTCTCATTAGCTTATCACCGTTGACACCGCTGCGTGTATTTAAGAATCTTCGGGTGTGTAAAGATTGTCATAATTGGATGAAGTTTGTATCAAAAGTTTCTAACCGAACTCTAATTGTCCGAGATTTAAACAGATTTCATCACTTCAAAGATGGAGTTTGTTCTTGTAAAGATTTCTGGTAATCCATTGCCTGGTAGATCCCAAGGGTCATTCATGCCTGTGAGCCTGTCATATTTTTTCATCAATTTCGGGGACAGGTACTTTACATTTCCTTTATGATTGTTAAtattttgattcaattgatttTATATTTCTCTTCACCTATTTGTATATATTCAAAAGCACCAATGCTACATAAGCAGATGACTAGTTGTCCTTTGTCTCAGTTTGTGACTGAAATATGAGATCCTTGCAAAGAAATGGGTAGTCAATGTTTTAGATATTCAAGCTCCATCCATTGTGGATTTGATAGTTTTAATCTGCTCTTGATTTCCAGGTTTTTTGCGGCGTTTTAGTAGAAAGAAATTTGTTTCGAAGTAGCCAAGCTTGACAAACAGGCCAAGGTACAGGACGGAATTGAAGGGTGCCTATTGGCAAATGTGTAGCAATTCTGGTATGTTTAACTGGAAACCTCAAAACTCGTGCTCATGTTAATCAGTTCAGGTGGAAATCAATATTTTCTTCTCACCTCTATGTGATTAACTATTGAGGGTCTCAAATTTAGAAGAGAATAAGCAGAAGATCGCCTAAAGCTTTTTTTGATTCAGGTGTAAAGTATTAAAATGATATGTTGAGGTAATATAATCCGGAAATGGAATAACAATATTGATTTCTTCAAACCGGGAAGAGAATAAGCAGAAGAAGGCATTTGTAGTCAGGTGTAAGTATTAAAATGATACTGTATGCAAGTAAattatgtcagaaatcatataCAAATGTTGATTTCTCATACGGCAGTAGTGACGATTTACTCATTTCCTTCCTCTGTTTTAGGATGAGTTCTTTGAGTCTTTGACAATCTGAACTTGGGGTTTTCTACTTTAACAAGTGTAAAGAAAGACATTTCTAGTTCGCCTTGTCTAATGAGAACAGTGAAATTGTTCTGGCCTGGTGTGTGCTTTTAAGTTTTAACTGCACCCAGGAGCACAGAGGTACTGTTTTGGCCTGGTATGTGCTGAAGACTTGTCCAGTCATAAACCGCTGGCCTTGTTTCTCTTTTCTATAGAAGAGAGTTTCTCCGTCCTCGGTCCCCCCAATCATTGTTAGGTCAAGTCTTGATTAAGTTCTAAGCGAGGGGACTTGGCACCCTTTTGTGTCCATCTTTTACAATTATCAAAAGCACAGAAAGTGGTGAACTTGTTATGCGATTTGTTCTTTTAGAAGTTTGCGAGCATAAACTGAGTCACAGTGAATGATGAAGATCACTGAGCAACTTGTGTCAGCTTATTATCATTCTTATAGGTCCTTGAAACATGAGCTACTATGTGAACGATGAAAAATACCAAgtaataagatatgtcaacataacATTCCCAAAGGTACCAAATGGTTGTGTTTTTATACTGCACGTAAACATCAAGTCATAAATCTAACTATATTTTCTAGTACACAACCCACCATTTCTAATGGTAAGGTGGAAAACAAAATTTCCTACCTCATCTTGAAAATCTAATTTGGTTTACCAGTTATACTAGCGGTTTTAACTTCTCATCTCTCTCCTACACAACCAACTCAGGCTGATCAAGTCGACGAGGCATTTCATAGTTAAGCTACTTCGTGAGGTTCACAAGGACCATACTCGACATCCTCAGGTATCAAAAGTAGCTTTGAACTTTTTTCTcatcaacaccaacaacaacgATAATAAGTAGAACTACTTATTTTGGCGTCTAGCTTCTAATGGTTGCGCTACGTTTGTTATTCCAGACTGATTCTTGACAAAAGTTCTTAGGCATCCATTAATTATACGTGGAGCTGTTCCGTCGCAGAATCGTTTTGCAAGATCAACCGCCTGCAATGAACACCAAATACCCAAACTAGTGAGAACAGCtatagaaaagaaggaaaaaaaaacaccacGGAAGTTTCAAAAGATAAATGAAATATTTAAGTGTTTCAAGGGCGAGTGGTAAGAACTGACCTCATTAATAATGATCTGGTGGCGTGTCCCAAGAACTGTTATTTCCGACATTGCCAAGTGAAGAATGCATAACTCCAATATCCTGCTTGCAGGCTCATTCTGCAGTAGCAAGACAGAGAATAAGTGATCCATACGGGTACTCCAAAATGTAGAACCAGGGAGGATCTGACAAGCTTTCTCTGCGAAAAATCTTATTGGATGGTAATGTGACTGTATAAGTCTTACAATAGGATGGAATACTGTTACtcaaaattcatatttacctTCTGTCTCAGAAGGAATAGAAGTCGAGAACAGTTAATGCAAAGTTTGGCATACAAGACAAACAAGGTAAACAAAATTCAAGTGTCTTTTTAACGGGAGTGAGAATCTCAACAACAATTATGTAAATCGTTACACAATAGAGAAGTAATAAGCAAAACAGCTCAAAATGGAGTACACTATGACTGGACATTAGAGTTGTAGAAGATAAAAGGTATAAGAAAGAAAATGTTGACAGACACTTGGCCAATTCACATGGCTTGTTTTACGAAGTGGAAAGATAAACAAACTGTTTATTACATACCTTCCAATTTGGAGGTGCTATCTTGTCTATAACAAGAACATGCTTTTCCCAAGAGTCCACAATAGCAACCAACATTTTCTTTGTCAAACTGGATGAGATTATGGATCAACTTAGTCCAACATATAGTCCATACAATGCTCTTTAAAAATTGGAAGAAAATAGATGCTTTACCGCAAAATGAGTTTGCTGTAAACCAATTTTGGTGGAGCTGATAGCACTTCTGCTTCTGagacacaaaaaataaaaaatgtgatTCATCCCCGCTAAAAGATGCTAAAAAAAACTAAAGCAGACCAATTAAAGTTGTGACACAAGATTTCAGCTCCGATGTTGCTTCAGCACTTCAGCTCTTTCTGAGCTTTGtcaactaatttttttttcttataaactgGTGGTCGACTGATTACAGcaaagccaggtgttccttgatctTGGTGTTTACAGAAGATACAAGTTAGACAAAACCCTTGGTTTTTTTGGGTGATGCATGAATCTCTTAGATTACTAGTGCCGACAAATGTTAATTTGTTGCTTCAACAAAAGAACTACAATATAAGCATATACGGATTTACGTAATGGTACAATATAAGAATATATTATATGGATTTATGTGATGCTACAAAATCAGAACCCCTAGTCGCCAATGCAACTAAGTTGCAATCACCAAGAAGTGTTAAAAGATAATTACCAATTGCAGACTCCTTTTCACTCTTGTGCAGCAGCTCCTCAGCTTCTTCTTCTGTCTGGGTTGAGACAGGAGGACCACCAAAGGTCATGTGATTATACTCCAATAACAATGACTTATCGAATTCATAACCTGGTTCTGATTGCAATAAAATGAGGTACACTATTAGAACAAAAACCTTGCTCTAAACCCCAGAAAGATAATACCAATAACAACAGCAATCTACttcaagaaaatgataaaaattCACACAAATGGAAAATCGCATTACCTCTTCTAACATTTAATCGCTTCTCAAAGAGTTGAATTGGGTCTGACCCCTCTAAGCAGGAGGCATACACTATCGATCTACcattgaaaacaataaaaaatcaaaatcaaaacccaaacccaaacccaaaaAATCAAAACTACTCAACTGAGACAGAGAAAGAGATAGAGAAAGGGTTTTACAGTGCGAGTTCTCTAGCAGCTCTGGGGCTACAAAACCTTCCACTTTTATCGATTTTTGGCAAATTATCTTtaggagaagaattattatttgTAATAGTCTCCAATGGTTCTGCAACGGCAAGACATGGAGAGAGAATGGATTTACTACCATTACTAATACTACGAGTTGAGGATAAAAGGAAATGGGTTTTCAAGATAGAATTAGAATTTCTAAACTGTTTAGGATGAAAATTAACAACTTGGGTCTGTTTGAAAGGAGAAGATAATTTATGAGAAGTAACTTTGAAATGGGTTTTTGAAGAAGGAAAGTTTAGAACAGAGCTTCCCTCCATTTCTCTCTGAAAGTTTTTTTTCCAGGGCTAAAAGGAAGAGGTGTTTAGATACATTTTTCTGAGAAGATAACGATATCTTAAGGATTTTACTGGGAATTATTATGGATATTTTGGTCATTTATGGTAATAGGGAATAA
This portion of the Papaver somniferum cultivar HN1 chromosome 11, ASM357369v1, whole genome shotgun sequence genome encodes:
- the LOC113323247 gene encoding zinc finger A20 and AN1 domain-containing stress-associated protein 9-like; the protein is MAQESWKKETEETECQAPEGRTFCANNCGFFGSSTTNNFCSKCYRDLIMSQQQQQVKASPLIPLPQKMPASANSLLISEPIFERIDKVEEKPDLKIEQGPSSAEVVKQQPNRCMSCKKRVGLTGFKCRCGGMFCSVHRYSEKHECSFDYRSAGREAIAKANPLVKAEKIQKI
- the LOC113323245 gene encoding pentatricopeptide repeat-containing protein At4g13650-like isoform X1; translation: MAFTPVSLRGLFSHSLISHFPRKIPEETTLKTLRNLHKLFVADTGRQNSACFSSSAICRAVDDSFNGETGMNVIQEMGKKNGFDFLHVMEERGVRADCNTYIWLLEGCLISGSLKDAKRIHGRILKSGLCEESILCGKLIDFYLGRDNLDDAMKMLDEMAIRDLSSWNSMISGFLDKNLYSQVFNLFSDMIAENTSPSNVTFASVLKACSRGNVAFRCVEQVHSKAIHYGFVTDPLVGNPLIDLYFKNGFIKSARSIFDELHLRNSVSWVAMISGCSKNGHEEEAIQVFCQMLESRTVPTPYVFSSVLSASTKIGSFELGEQLHALVFKWGLSSETYVCNALLSLYSRCGNFLSAESIFTEMNTRDEITFNSLISGLSQHGHSKKALQLFEKMQLSGMKPDCVTIASLLSACASLKETHKGQQLHSYSIKAGLLSDIIVEGSLLDLYVNCFDLQTAREFFNSTTTVNIVLWNVMLMAYGQTGNLSESLEIFSQMQIEGLRPNQYTYPSILRTCTSLGVMDLGEQIHTHVIKTGFELNVYVCSVLIDMYAKHGKLDIAREILERHPEKDVVSWTAMLAGYAQDGQCVEAIKLFEEMQIQGIRSDNIGFSSALSACAGIQALNQGKQIHAQTYIFGYSMDLSIGNSLVNLYARCGKMQDAYLAFRIIDNVKDEISWNGLISGFSQSGHSEEALQVFNQMNMSGVKPNLFTFCSAVSASANIANIKQGTQLHGRMIKTGLDLDTEAANALITLYAKCGSIDNAWREFCEMPERNEVSYNAMITGYSQHGFGKESLDLFEEMKQRNVKPNNVTFVGVLSACSHVGLVNRGISYLKSMSEEHGIVPRLEHYACVVDSFGRAGMVERAREFIEEMPIEPDAMIWRTLLSGCTVHKNLDIGEFAANQLLQLEPEDSATYVLLSNIYAVAKKWDLRDHMRQMMKERGVKKEPGRSWIEVENSVHPFFVGDRLHPSADHIYDYLKDLNMRISEIGYVQDRYSLLHDIEQEQKDTTVYIHSEKLAVVFGLISLSPLTPLRVFKNLRVCKDCHNWMKFVSKVSNRTLIVRDLNRFHHFKDGVCSCKDFW
- the LOC113323245 gene encoding pentatricopeptide repeat-containing protein At4g13650-like isoform X2 translates to MIAENTSPSNVTFASVLKACSRGNVAFRCVEQVHSKAIHYGFVTDPLVGNPLIDLYFKNGFIKSARSIFDELHLRNSVSWVAMISGCSKNGHEEEAIQVFCQMLESRTVPTPYVFSSVLSASTKIGSFELGEQLHALVFKWGLSSETYVCNALLSLYSRCGNFLSAESIFTEMNTRDEITFNSLISGLSQHGHSKKALQLFEKMQLSGMKPDCVTIASLLSACASLKETHKGQQLHSYSIKAGLLSDIIVEGSLLDLYVNCFDLQTAREFFNSTTTVNIVLWNVMLMAYGQTGNLSESLEIFSQMQIEGLRPNQYTYPSILRTCTSLGVMDLGEQIHTHVIKTGFELNVYVCSVLIDMYAKHGKLDIAREILERHPEKDVVSWTAMLAGYAQDGQCVEAIKLFEEMQIQGIRSDNIGFSSALSACAGIQALNQGKQIHAQTYIFGYSMDLSIGNSLVNLYARCGKMQDAYLAFRIIDNVKDEISWNGLISGFSQSGHSEEALQVFNQMNMSGVKPNLFTFCSAVSASANIANIKQGTQLHGRMIKTGLDLDTEAANALITLYAKCGSIDNAWREFCEMPERNEVSYNAMITGYSQHGFGKESLDLFEEMKQRNVKPNNVTFVGVLSACSHVGLVNRGISYLKSMSEEHGIVPRLEHYACVVDSFGRAGMVERAREFIEEMPIEPDAMIWRTLLSGCTVHKNLDIGEFAANQLLQLEPEDSATYVLLSNIYAVAKKWDLRDHMRQMMKERGVKKEPGRSWIEVENSVHPFFVGDRLHPSADHIYDYLKDLNMRISEIGYVQDRYSLLHDIEQEQKDTTVYIHSEKLAVVFGLISLSPLTPLRVFKNLRVCKDCHNWMKFVSKVSNRTLIVRDLNRFHHFKDGVCSCKDFW
- the LOC113322674 gene encoding uncharacterized protein LOC113322674 isoform X2; the protein is MEGSSVLNFPSSKTHFKVTSHKLSSPFKQTQVVNFHPKQFRNSNSILKTHFLLSSTRSISNGSKSILSPCLAVAEPLETITNNNSSPKDNLPKIDKSGRFCSPRAARELALSIVYASCLEGSDPIQLFEKRLNVRREPGYEFDKSLLLEYNHMTFGGPPVSTQTEEEAEELLHKSEKESAIEAEVLSAPPKLVYSKLILRLTKKMLVAIVDSWEKHVLVIDKIAPPNWKNEPASRILELCILHLAMSEITVLGTRHQIIINEAVDLAKRFCDGTAPRIINGCLRTFVKNQSGITNVAQPLEARRQNK